The proteins below come from a single Rhodococcus sp. WMMA185 genomic window:
- a CDS encoding DUF58 domain-containing protein, which translates to MSSRTPGAAGAGSPPSFRSGSLRDPELSAALRTLELTVRRRLDGVLHGDHFGLIPGPGSEPGDAREYQPGDDVRRMDWSVTARTTHPHVRQTVADRELETWLVVDLSSSLDFGTAGCEKRDLAVAAAAAVTHLTSGGGNRIGAIVSTGHQITRIPARGGRTHVQAMLRQIATTPHAPDGVRGDLQAAVESLRRPQRRRGLAVVISDFLGPIDWERSLRAISGRHDLLGVEVLDPRDLELPDLGDVVLHDPESGRTREFTTTPQLRADFARAADEHRLQVSQALRRCSAPLLKLRTDRDWISDVVRFVSARKHSFGTTMNHGPRNRGAGNQGLHR; encoded by the coding sequence GTGAGTTCGCGTACTCCAGGTGCTGCGGGCGCCGGCTCGCCACCGTCGTTTCGTTCCGGAAGCCTTCGCGACCCGGAGCTTTCGGCTGCGTTGCGGACGCTGGAACTGACCGTCCGGCGTCGACTCGACGGCGTGCTGCACGGTGATCATTTCGGCCTGATCCCGGGTCCGGGCTCGGAGCCGGGCGATGCGCGCGAGTATCAGCCCGGCGACGACGTGCGTCGGATGGACTGGTCGGTGACTGCCCGGACGACGCATCCGCACGTCCGTCAGACGGTGGCAGACCGGGAACTCGAGACGTGGCTCGTCGTCGACCTCTCGTCCAGCCTCGACTTCGGTACCGCGGGCTGTGAGAAGCGTGATCTCGCGGTGGCGGCCGCGGCTGCGGTGACGCACCTGACCAGTGGTGGCGGCAACCGTATCGGGGCGATCGTTTCGACCGGCCATCAGATCACCCGCATCCCGGCACGCGGTGGGCGGACTCATGTGCAGGCGATGCTGCGGCAGATCGCGACGACCCCGCACGCCCCGGACGGGGTGCGCGGGGACTTGCAGGCCGCGGTGGAGTCTTTGCGGCGTCCGCAGCGGCGTCGCGGTCTGGCCGTCGTCATCAGTGACTTCCTGGGGCCGATCGACTGGGAGCGCTCGCTGCGGGCGATCTCGGGCCGCCACGATCTGCTCGGTGTAGAGGTGCTCGACCCGCGAGATCTGGAACTACCCGACTTGGGGGATGTAGTGCTGCACGATCCGGAATCCGGACGGACCCGCGAGTTCACGACCACACCTCAGCTGCGCGCCGATTTCGCGCGGGCGGCGGACGAGCACCGGCTCCAGGTGTCGCAGGCGCTGCGCCGATGCAGCGCCCCACTGCTGAAGCTGCGGACCGATCGGGACTGGATCTCGGACGTCGTACGCTTCGTGTCTGCCCGCAAGCACAGTTTCGGAACAACGATGAATCATGGGCCTCGCAATCGGGGCGCGGGGAATCAGGGGTTGCACCGGTGA
- a CDS encoding VWA domain-containing protein: MSLSQFTSPWWLLFLLVVIALVAAYVWVQRQRQKHTLRFTNFALLEKVAPSRPGRARHIPALLMVLALVFFTVALAGPTAEKRVPRNRATVILVIDVSLSMKATDVAPTRLAAAQDAAKSFADGLTPGINLGLVSFAGTASVLVSPTTNREATKVAIDHLQLSERTATGEAIFTSLQSIDTLATVLGGGDQAPPARIVLLSDGKQTVPESPDDPRGGFTAARLARDKNVPISTISFGTSYGTVEIEHQRIPVPVDDPSLREIADLSGGSFFTASSLEELRDVYDTLEEQIGFETTRGDASRPWLVLGVLSATAGLILALVLRQRIP, from the coding sequence GTGAGCCTGTCCCAGTTCACGTCACCGTGGTGGCTGCTGTTTCTTCTGGTCGTCATCGCGCTGGTCGCCGCATACGTGTGGGTTCAGCGTCAGCGGCAGAAGCACACACTCCGGTTCACGAACTTCGCTCTTCTCGAAAAGGTTGCGCCGTCGAGGCCGGGACGCGCGCGCCACATTCCAGCCCTGCTCATGGTGCTGGCGTTGGTCTTCTTCACCGTCGCTCTCGCCGGGCCGACCGCGGAGAAGCGGGTGCCTCGCAACCGTGCCACCGTCATCCTCGTCATCGACGTGTCGCTGTCGATGAAGGCGACCGACGTGGCACCGACGCGCCTCGCCGCCGCACAGGACGCCGCGAAGTCGTTCGCGGACGGCCTGACGCCGGGAATCAACCTCGGCCTCGTGTCCTTCGCGGGTACCGCCTCGGTCCTGGTCTCGCCGACGACGAACAGGGAGGCCACGAAGGTTGCGATCGACCATCTGCAGTTGAGCGAACGCACGGCCACCGGCGAGGCCATCTTCACCTCGCTGCAGTCGATCGACACACTGGCCACGGTGCTCGGCGGCGGCGATCAGGCGCCACCTGCCCGCATCGTGCTGCTCTCGGACGGCAAGCAGACGGTGCCGGAGAGTCCCGACGACCCGCGCGGTGGGTTCACGGCAGCGCGGCTGGCGCGGGACAAGAATGTTCCCATTTCGACGATCTCGTTCGGCACGAGCTACGGCACCGTCGAGATCGAGCACCAGCGCATCCCCGTGCCCGTCGATGATCCTTCGCTGCGGGAGATCGCCGATCTGTCCGGCGGCAGTTTCTTCACCGCCTCGAGTCTCGAGGAGTTGCGGGACGTCTACGACACACTCGAGGAACAGATCGGATTCGAGACCACCCGCGGTGACGCGAGCCGACCCTGGCTGGTGCTCGGGGTTCTGTCAGCGACCGCCGGACTGATCCTCGCGTTGGTCCTGCGACAACGAATTCCGTGA
- the fabG1 gene encoding 3-oxoacyl-ACP reductase FabG1, with protein sequence MSNSNVADESARTVSTPRSVLVTGGNRGIGLSVAQRLAADGHKVAVTHRGSGAPAGLFGVKCDVTDSDSIDRAFKEVEAHQGPIEVLVANAGITDDTLIMRMSEDQFTSVIDANLTGAFRVAKRATRSMLRARFGRFVFLGSVVGLAGGPGQVNYAASKAGVVGIARSLTRELGSRSITANVVAPGFIDTDMTAVLDDKYKETITGAIPLQRQGKPEEVAAVVSFLASDDSAYVSGAVIPVDGGLGMGH encoded by the coding sequence ATGTCTAACTCAAATGTTGCGGACGAGTCTGCAAGGACAGTGTCCACACCGCGCTCGGTACTCGTCACCGGTGGCAACCGCGGGATCGGTCTCTCCGTCGCACAACGACTCGCGGCAGACGGACACAAGGTTGCCGTCACGCACCGAGGGTCGGGTGCGCCCGCGGGACTGTTCGGCGTCAAATGCGACGTCACCGACTCGGATTCCATCGACCGTGCGTTCAAGGAAGTGGAAGCGCATCAAGGCCCGATCGAAGTCCTCGTGGCCAACGCGGGTATTACCGACGACACGCTGATCATGCGGATGAGCGAAGATCAGTTCACCTCGGTCATCGATGCCAACCTCACCGGCGCGTTCCGGGTCGCGAAGCGGGCCACCCGTTCGATGCTGCGTGCGCGTTTCGGGCGATTCGTATTCCTCGGATCCGTCGTCGGACTCGCCGGCGGCCCCGGTCAGGTGAACTATGCAGCCTCGAAGGCGGGCGTGGTCGGCATCGCCCGATCACTCACCCGCGAACTGGGCTCCCGTTCGATCACCGCCAATGTGGTGGCGCCGGGATTCATCGACACCGACATGACTGCGGTGCTTGACGACAAGTACAAGGAAACGATCACGGGCGCCATTCCCTTGCAGCGGCAGGGCAAGCCCGAGGAAGTCGCCGCTGTTGTGAGCTTCCTGGCGTCCGATGACTCGGCGTACGTCTCGGGCGCCGTCATCCCCGTCGACGGCGGCCTCGGAATGGGCCACTAG
- the inhA gene encoding NADH-dependent enoyl-ACP reductase InhA: MGGLLDGKTILVTGIITDASIAFHVAKVAQEQGARVIITGFGRLRLIDRIAKRLPQPVPPALELDVQDPEHLGSIAGRIRELAPEGIDGVVHSIGFAPRSCLGNPFLEAPWSDVGVALEVSAYSYASLAKALLPVLNDNSSIVGMDFDPARAVPFYNWMGVAKATLESVNRYVAKEVGERGIRSNLVAAGPIKTLAAKAIAGTATDDAKQLNELNTAWDERAPIGWNVDDPEPVAKTVCTVLSDWLPGTTASIIYVDGGAHAMAG, from the coding sequence ATGGGTGGATTGCTCGACGGTAAGACCATTCTTGTCACCGGCATCATCACCGACGCGTCGATCGCGTTCCATGTGGCCAAAGTTGCCCAGGAACAGGGCGCCCGGGTGATCATCACCGGCTTCGGTCGACTTCGGCTGATCGACCGCATTGCCAAGCGTCTGCCGCAACCGGTTCCGCCGGCGCTCGAACTCGATGTGCAGGATCCCGAGCACCTCGGGAGCATCGCCGGGCGCATCCGCGAGCTAGCCCCCGAGGGCATTGACGGTGTCGTGCATTCGATCGGGTTCGCCCCGAGGTCTTGCCTGGGTAATCCGTTCCTGGAAGCACCCTGGTCCGATGTGGGGGTGGCCCTCGAGGTATCCGCCTACTCCTATGCCTCGCTGGCGAAGGCGTTGCTTCCCGTCCTGAACGACAATTCCTCGATCGTAGGCATGGACTTCGACCCCGCCCGCGCGGTCCCGTTCTACAACTGGATGGGTGTCGCCAAGGCCACCCTCGAGTCCGTAAACCGCTACGTGGCAAAGGAAGTCGGCGAACGCGGCATCCGCTCGAACCTGGTCGCCGCGGGGCCGATCAAGACGCTCGCCGCCAAGGCAATCGCCGGGACCGCCACCGACGACGCCAAGCAACTGAACGAACTCAACACCGCCTGGGACGAGCGTGCGCCGATCGGCTGGAACGTCGACGACCCGGAACCGGTCGCGAAGACGGTGTGCACCGTACTGTCCGACTGGCTACCCGGTACCACCGCGTCGATCATCTACGTCGACGGCGGCGCCCACGCGATGGCCGGCTGA